From Taeniopygia guttata chromosome 29, bTaeGut7.mat, whole genome shotgun sequence, a single genomic window includes:
- the NCKAP5L gene encoding nck-associated protein 5-like, with translation MPVPVPVVLHIPCPRAGPGPGPGPGPGRAVHPGADQLPLEHREGGGSRRGPCGSWCRRGPGSALGAPSPSSAPFSLAGDTAKVRGWGHPKPAAMSESVAEAPGAGSPAALGEPGTSHELLQRLRELEAENSALAQANENQRETYERCLDEVANHVVQALLNQKDLREECIKLKKRVFELERQNQVLSDLFQQKLQLSTGSLPQLPLHPVPAPPDVPVTPQPGSAEQEPPPLLPGLCLSLPEVLPPVPSGSPGLSPGAPPLDALSPFFKKKAQILEVLRKLEETDPLLGPAPASPGSPEPCAALGWPPCPLRGPGAAGGWRGTEGSPCSSPEEGGPPRGGLLSALAERLLRGEGGGCCRRNGEAPGGPPRQRRGEHPAFLGLYTPGEESPEGGFTPLSPGGVPNPLPSPTKVLKLPAPPGGLRLSPQLAHPSKIPCRGAHPEASPVLSRRPSPDAAPEPGSTEPPAFPHPRTFEAVEQPPGPPGPAAGGERAAASPPSSRRGTGGSAPCRRPGKKPPEPGYLPFKERLAALGKLRGAEGREPPGPGRPERGHGAELRPPPRGGLGGSLKHPEPAHGAEPLARCYSSGSMGDPGKAGGKGRPTSGRTPSRTPPPPPAKASRSPHGSPTKLPTKAGKAGAPRGEEPAGAKAGGGPHKSPADPAEPTGPAPSAAGHSAIEEKVMKGIEENVLRLQGQERAPGAEAKGKAAGLASWFGLRRSKLPALSRRGDGGRGREWAGTPAPLRREVKLAARKLEAESLNISKLMEKAEDLRKALREEHAFLQGLALEKGRPRGPPRSPGPLPVMYQEVTAETFMQQLLDRVDGKDVPYETRLEHKRELCDLRRVPPDAKEPRLCRPPRNGIVGHLREPSDKVPDVGLRDELPSDESLSESGTAQHFAACGSLTRTLDSGIGTFPPPDYGGVPAKNTPKPRGRPEPLPGAVPAAVTKVPRKARTLEREVPSAEELLVPGKHRSAPGCRLPAPPSSHGHRAAPQDTGDDARKPRRVQQSKNWTFPNAKACGAADPFVCPPGGLEGLHRPVQAPVCSPAGHRGASPEVPPPLPPALSTSSSRTPSASDVGDEGSTEARSRDGGHGPAGLEHSESLSDSLYDSLSSCGSQG, from the exons ATGCCGGTCCCGGTCCCAGTGGTGCTGCACATCCCGTGCCCCAGGGctggtcccggtcccggtcccggtcccggtcccgggcGTGCTGTGCATCCCGGGGCCGATCAGCTTCCCCTGGAGCACCGGGAAggagggggcagcaggaggggtcCCTGCGGCTCCTGGTGCCGGAGGGGTCCGGGCTCGGCGCTGGGGGCTCCATCCCCCTCCTCAGCCCCGTTCTCCCTGGCAGGTGACACCGCAAAGGTTCGGGGCTGGGGACATCCAAAGCCAG CAGCGATGTCGGAGAGCGTGGCCGAGGCGCCGGGAGCCGGGAGCCCAGCGGCGCTGGGTGAGCCAGGCACCAGCCAtgagctgctgcagcgcctGCGGGAGCTGGAG GCAGAGAACTCAGCCCTGGCCCAGGCCAATGAGAACCAGCGGGAGACGTATGAACGCTGCCTGGATGAG gTTGCCAACCACGTGGTGCAGGCACTGCTCAACCAGAAG GACCTGCGTGAGGAGTGCATCAAGCTGAAGAAACGCGTTTTTGAGCTGGAGCGGCAGAACCAGGTGCTGAGCGACCTGTtccagcagaagctgcagctcTCCACTGGGTCCCTCCCGCAG ctgccGCTGCACCCAGTGCCAGCGCCCCCGGATGTCCCGGTCACcccccagccaggctctgctgagcAGGAACCACCCCCGCTGCTCCCTGgcctctgtctgtccctgcccGAG GTGCTGCCACCGGTGCCATCGggcagccctgggctcagccccgGTGCCCCGCCCCTGGATGCCCTGTCCCCGTTCTTCAAAAAGAAAGCCCAAATCCTGGAGGTGCTGCGCAAGCTGGAGGAGACAGACCCGCTGCTGGGACCCGCCCCGGCCTCCCCCGGCTCCCCCGAGCCCTGCGCGGCCCTGGGTTGGCCGCCTTGCCCGCTGCGGggcccgggggctgcggggggctGGCGGGGCACCGagggcagcccctgctcctctcccGAGGAAGGGGGACCACCGCGGGGGGGTCTGCTCAGCGCCTTGGCCGAGCGGCTGCTGCGAGGTGAGGGGGGGGGCTGCTGCCGGCGCAATGGGGAAGCCCCCGGGGGACCCCCCCGGCAGCGGCGCGGGGAGCACCCCGCTTTCCTGGGACTCTACACGCCGGGCGAGGAGAGCCCCGAGGGGGGCTTCACCCCGCTCTCACCCGGCGGGGTCCCCaaccccctgccctccccaacAAAGGTGCTCAAACTGCCGGCCCCCCCCGGGGGGCTGCGCCTCAGCCCCCAGCTCGCCcacccctccaaaatcccctgtCGCGGCGCCCACCCCGAGGCCTCACCGGTGCTCAGCCGCCGCCCGTCCCCCGATGCCGCCCCGGAGCCCGGCTCCACCGAGCCCCCCGCCTTCCCCCACCCCCGCACCTTCGAGGCGGTCGAGCAGCCCCCGGGGCCACCGGGGCCCGCGGCCGGCGGGGAGCGGGCGGCCGCTTCCCCCCCCAGCTCCCGCCGCGGCACGGGGGGCTCGGCCCCCTGCCGCCGCCCCGGCAAGAAGCCCCCCGAACCGGGCTACCTGCCCTTCAAGGAGCGCCTGGCCGCCCTGGGCAAGCTGCGGGGGGCTGAGGGCCGGGAGCCGCCTGGCCCAGGGCGGCCCGAGCGGGGCCACGGGGCCGAGCTGCGCCCCCCACCCcgcgggggtttggggggcagcCTGAAGCACCCCGAGCCAGCGCACGGCGCCGAGCCCCTGGCCCGCTGCTACTCCTCCGGCTCCATGGGGGACCCCGGCAAGGCGGGGGGCAAGGGCCGCCCCACCAGCGGCCGGACCCCCTCTCGgaccccccccccgccccctgCCAAGGCCTCCCGCAGCCCCCACGGCAGCCCCACCAAGCTGCCCACCAAGGCGGGCAAAGCCGGGGCGCCGCGGGGCGAGGAGCCGGCGGGTGCCAAGGCGGGCGGGGGTCCGCACAAAAGCCCCGCAGACCCCGCGGAGCCCACGGGGCCGGCGCCGAGCGCCGCGGGGCACTCGGCCATCGAGGAGAAGGTGATGAAGGGCATCGAGGAGAACGTGCTgcggctgcaggggcaggagcgGGCGCCGGGCGCCGAGGCCAAGGGCAAGGCGGCGGGGCTGGCGAGCTGGTTCGGGCTGAGGCGCAGCAAGCTGCCGGCGCTGAGCCGGCGTGGGGACGGCGGCCGCGGGCGCGAGTGGGCCGGGACCCCCGCGCCCCTTCGCCGAGAGGTCAAGTTGGCCGCCCGCAAGCTGGAAGCCGAGTCTCTCAACATCTCGAAGCTGATGGAGAAGGCGGAGGATCTGCGGAAGGCGCTGCGGGAGGAACACGCGTTCCTGCAGGGACTGGCGCTGGAGAAGGGGCGGCCCCGTGGGCCCCCGCGAAGCCCCGGTCCCCTCCCTGTCATGTACCAGGAGGTGACGGCCGAGACCTtcatgcagcagctgctggacag GGTGGACGGGAAGGACGTCCCCTACGAGACCCGCCTGGAGCACAAGCGGGAGCTCTGTGACCTCCGGAGGGTCCCCCCCGACGCCAAAGAACCGCGGCTCTGCCGCCCGCCCCGCAACGGCATCGTGGGACACCTGCGGGAGCCCTCGGACAAG gtgcccgaCGTGGGGCTCCGGGATGAGCTGCCGTCCGACGAGAGCTTGTCCGAGTCGGGGACGGCGCAGCATTTCGCCG CCTGCGGGTCTCTGACGCGGACACTGGACAGCGGGATCGGGACCTTCCCGCCCCCCGACTATGGGGGGGTCCCCGCCAAGAACACCCCCAAACCGCGGGGCCGCCCCGAGCCGCTGCCCGGGGCCGTGCCGGCCGCCGTCACCAAAGTGCCGCGCAAGGCCCGGACGCTGGAGCGGGAGGTGCCCAGCGCCGAGGAGCTGCTGGTACCGGGAAAGCACCGGAGCGCTCCGGGCTGCCGCCTCCCGGCCCCCCCCAGCTCGCACGGCCACCGCGCCGCGCCCCAAG ACACCGGGGATGACGCCAGGAAACCTCGGCGTGTCCAGCAGAGCAAGAACTGGACCTTCCCCAACGCCAAAGCCtgcggtgctgctgacccctTTGTGTGCCCCCCcggggggctggaggggctgcacCGGCCTGTGCAG GCCCCCGTGTGCAGCCCGGCGGGGCATCGGGGGGCATCCCCGGAGGTTCCCCCACCGCTGCCCCCCGCcctgagcaccagcagcagccggACCCCCAGCGCCTCGGACGTGGGGGACGAGGGCAGCACGGAGGCGCGGTCCCGGGACGGGGGACACGGTCCCGCGGGGCTGGAACACTCCGAGTCGCTCAGCGATTCGCTCTACGACAGCCTCTCCTCCTGcggcagccagggctga
- the TMBIM6 gene encoding bax inhibitor 1 isoform X2 yields the protein MSGGGVAQSSRPGTDGGRSLQPCGAAVGPPQPGTMNVFDRSINFDALFKFSHISASTQEHLKRVYGSFAICMFVAAAGAYINAVTHLFQFGLLTGLGALGLMVWLTATPHSRETEQKRLGMLVGFAFLTGINLGPLLQMCISINPSIIPTAFLGTATIFACFSLSALYARRRSYLYLGGFLLSGLTLMLLSSLINAFVRSTWLFTANLYVALMIMCGFVLFDTQLIIEKAESGDKDYIWHCVDLFLDFVNIFRELLMILGMAENKKKEKK from the exons ATGAGCGGCGGGGGCGTGGCGCAGAGCTCGCGGCCTGGCACGGACGGCGGACGCAG CTTGCAGCCCTGTGGAGCGGCCGTGGGCccaccccagcctggcaccaTGAACGTCTTCGACCGCAGCATCAACTTTGATGCCCTCTTCAAGTTCTCCCACAT CTCAGCCTCCACCCAGGAGCACCTGAAGAGGGTCTATGGCAGCTTTGCCATCTGCATGTTCGTGGCAGCTGCGGGCGCCTACATCAACGCGGTGACCCACCTCTTCCAG tttgggctccTGACTGGCCTGGGCGCACTGGGGCTGATGGTTTGGCTCACGGCCACCCCTCACAGCCGTGAGACCGAGCAGAAGAGGCTGGGGATGCTGGTTGGCTTCGCCTTCCTCACGG GCATCAATCTGGGACCCCTCCTGCAAATGTGCATCTCCATCAACCCCAG CATCATCCCCACTGCCTTCCTGGGCACTGCCACCATCTTCGCCTGCTTCTCGCTGAGCGCTCTGTACGCCCGGCGCCGCAGCTACCTCTACCTAGGAG gtTTCCTGCTCTCTGGCCTCACCCTGATGCTTCTCTCCTCTCTGATTAACGCCTTTGTGAGATCCACCTGGCTCTTCACG GCCAACCTGTACGTGGCTCTGATGATCATGTGCGGCTTCGTGCTCTTCGACACGCAGCTCATCATTGAGAAGGCGGAGAGCGGGGACAAGGATTACATctg GCACTGTGTTGATCTCTTCCTCGACTTTGTCAACATCTTCCGGGAGCTCCTGATGATCCTGGGCATGGCCGAG aacaagaagaaggagaagaagtgA
- the TMBIM6 gene encoding bax inhibitor 1 isoform X1 — protein MSGGGVAQSSRPGTDGGRSLQPCGAAVGPPQPGTMNVFDRSINFDALFKFSHISASTQEHLKRVYGSFAICMFVAAAGAYINAVTHLFQFGLLTGLGALGLMVWLTATPHSRETEQKRLGMLVGFAFLTGINLGPLLQMCISINPSIIPTAFLGTATIFACFSLSALYARRRSYLYLGGFLLSGLTLMLLSSLINAFVRSTWLFTANLYVALMIMCGFVLFDTQLIIEKAESGDKDYIWHCVDLFLDFVNIFRELLMILGMAEVGAGPWAGQGDRGTEPTVTVATLLLQNKKKEKK, from the exons ATGAGCGGCGGGGGCGTGGCGCAGAGCTCGCGGCCTGGCACGGACGGCGGACGCAG CTTGCAGCCCTGTGGAGCGGCCGTGGGCccaccccagcctggcaccaTGAACGTCTTCGACCGCAGCATCAACTTTGATGCCCTCTTCAAGTTCTCCCACAT CTCAGCCTCCACCCAGGAGCACCTGAAGAGGGTCTATGGCAGCTTTGCCATCTGCATGTTCGTGGCAGCTGCGGGCGCCTACATCAACGCGGTGACCCACCTCTTCCAG tttgggctccTGACTGGCCTGGGCGCACTGGGGCTGATGGTTTGGCTCACGGCCACCCCTCACAGCCGTGAGACCGAGCAGAAGAGGCTGGGGATGCTGGTTGGCTTCGCCTTCCTCACGG GCATCAATCTGGGACCCCTCCTGCAAATGTGCATCTCCATCAACCCCAG CATCATCCCCACTGCCTTCCTGGGCACTGCCACCATCTTCGCCTGCTTCTCGCTGAGCGCTCTGTACGCCCGGCGCCGCAGCTACCTCTACCTAGGAG gtTTCCTGCTCTCTGGCCTCACCCTGATGCTTCTCTCCTCTCTGATTAACGCCTTTGTGAGATCCACCTGGCTCTTCACG GCCAACCTGTACGTGGCTCTGATGATCATGTGCGGCTTCGTGCTCTTCGACACGCAGCTCATCATTGAGAAGGCGGAGAGCGGGGACAAGGATTACATctg GCACTGTGTTGATCTCTTCCTCGACTTTGTCAACATCTTCCGGGAGCTCCTGATGATCCTGGGCATGGCCGAGGTGGGTGcggggccctgggcagggcagggggacagagggacagagcccACGGTGACCGTGGCCACTCTCCTCTTGCAgaacaagaagaaggagaagaagtgA